The genome window aaaattatttaaataagcaatATGAAtttcacaaattcacacaaatgaataaaacaataaaatcaagtACACATTTCACATTCACTCTTTTTGTAAATGGATATTTGTTCCCCTCTGTTGTTATACTTCAAATTTGAGTCATCAAACTCTTACTCAAACTTAATAAACTCTTCAAACAAATACTAAGCCGGCAATATGAGCTCACACTTAACCTCAATCAATATGAAAGTTCGTTATTTTCACGTTGCAGGCCTGTTTGATGCTGGGGTACGTTGTggtcaacaaataaacaaacgacCGCTTCACTCAACACtgagcaacaaacaaaaaaaataaaaataccttgaACCATCCAATCAGAAGAGCGTGTTTCACCTCACGAGGTTAGATGTCCGTCAACTCCACTATCGCGGCGATTTCCTTAAGGCCAAAGGAATTCCGAGCACTCACGTTAGCTCACAAGTCATCTGTAATCATCCTCATCTGAAACTGCCACGAATCCTCATGCTGACGACTCGCCAACTAAACACACAATCCATCCGAGCAAGATAGACACTGTTCAGTCTCTATAATTAGTCCATTTGCTGCATTAGTAAATGGAGGCTGGAATTAACACAACCAGAAATATTTTGAGGATAAATAATTCTTACCCGTCTCTGTAGTATCAGTTTCTGTTCTCATTCCGACAACACCTTAACTACATAAACTATTGTAACACATTATAGCATTAGTTACactatatattttgtgaaacaataTAACACCAGATGATCGCACGCTCTTCTCCCTCGTGCTCTCCCAATTCTTCCTCGTTCAACTTTGCCCTCAATTATTCCCGCCCCCTTCACCTTAATCTAGAGCATAGATTGGACACCCAACGTGGACAAGTGAATATGACTGGATAaacagaagaaatataaaaatacaaaaataaaaataatatcaactTAATTAACATGGAACTTATCCAAAACCATATACATTTATGAAatgcacatatgtatatatataaaaaaaaacacttcgtAAATTATTACACTGGGTTACACCCTCCCCTTTCCAATTGTCTGAATGTCCTCATCAgacatttaaatcaaaattttacaGTCTATACCTGGTtgttcatttagttattttaactcTGACCTAGTCTTATAATGACCCCTCTATGGACAATTTCAATTGGGTGGTCACTACTTCTTCCTGGTTCGTCATAAGTGAGTCTTATAACAGGCTTCACAGGTCTCTTACTATGGGCTCTCTGACTAGGAGGCATAACCGCTTTTGGTTTTGTACACTTCCTTTCAGAAACAGTCACAGTGTCTGATTCAACTTCTGAGTCTGACTCAGATTCAGCAACATTATCATTTTCAGTCCACTCTTCCTCATCCTGATCACTTTCCTCATGACCAGTATCATCAGCTTCTTGCTCATTTCCATCGCTATCAGGAGATCTGTCCCTGGTCCTCTTATTTTTCAGCAACTTGTGCACATATTTCTGGTAAGGCACATTAACCCTTTCACATTCTGACTCTGAGGATTCTGTCATCTCAAATAAGTGATTTTGGGTTtctttttgcacttttttgtgtgtttggtttgagtttgaatgttttcttgtcttttcaggTAATGCATAACCTGGACTCTCCAGCATTCTCACAGACTGTCCAATCGGTAAGAGGTGATCTCGATGTATAGTTTTGACTCCTCCACCACGTTCAGGTTTCACCTTATACACTGGTAAGTTAGGCATTTTGTCAACTACCAGATATGGCAAAGAACTCCATCGACTCTGAAGCTTGTGTTTTCCTCTCAGTCCCAGATTCTTCAACAACATTCTATCACCAACATCCAAGACCTGGAATTTAATGCTGCTGTCATAGGCTCTTTTGTTTCGTTGATGCACTTTGTTTGAAGCTTCTGAGGCTAGTTGATAAgcttcttttaaatcttttttcagCTTGGCGACATACTGAAAATGTTGTCTTTCCTCTGTTCCTTCAGCAGATGTTTGGAAACAAAGATCAACAGGGAGTCTTGCTTCCCTTCCAAACATTAAATAGTAGGGAGAGTACCCTGTAGCATCACATTTCGTGCTATTATAGGCATGAACCAGATACCCCACATGCTGACTCCACTGACGTTTTTTCTCATGTCCCAAGGTTCCCAACATCGAGAGCAAGGTACGATTAAACCTCTCAGGCTGAGCATCACCTTGAGGGTGGTACGGAGTGGTACGTGATTTTCGAATCCCCAACAGAAGCAAGAGCTCTTTGATTAAATTACTCTCAAAGTCTCGCCCTTGGTCGGAATGGATCCTCCCAGGTAAGCCATAATGCACAAAATACTTGTCCACTAAGATCTTGGCTACAGTGCGAGCTGTCTGATTCCTTGAGGGAAACGCCTGGGCGTACCGTGTAAAATGATCTGTGACTACCAAGATGTTACTTATTCCTTTTGAGTCGGGCTCAAGTGAGAGGAAATCAATGCAGACCAGATCCATCGGTCCATTGCTGGTAATTTGGTGCAAAGGAGCTGCTTTACTACATGGTGTCTTGCGAGTAATACACTCCCCACAATTCTTTATGTATTGTTCCACCTCGCAGGCCATTTTGGGCCAGTAGAATCTACTCCTGATGAGATCTGTGGTTCTTTCTACACCCAGATGACCCATGTCATCATGCAACAACCTGCACACATCCTCCCTGAATTCAGTAGGTAGGACAAGTTGGGAAACTTCTTCTCCAGAGGGTGTTTGACTGCAGCGGAAAAGCAAACCTTCTTTAATTAGAAGCCTATTTTTCTCACGTTTCATAAGCCACAACTCAGAATTCACCTTTACCTCAGTAGGCCACGTCCCTTGCTTTAAAGCTTCAATTACTTTCCTCAGGACAACATCATTCTTCTGGGCTCTTGTCAAATCAGCTATGGATTTCTGCTCCAAGAAGTCACATTCCAGTTGAACAGGGAAAGCATACACATCAGGAATACACTCAGGTGAGGCTGCTAGTTGCTCTACATACCTAGGTGATTTGCTGAGCTTTAAGTCAACATGAACTTCCTGGCATATGGCCCTTACATCGGTCTCAGAGATGCTTTGCCAACCCTCTCTTATTTCCTCATCTGCCATATTACGGGACAGTAAATCTGCATCAGTATTGTTCTTGCCTGGTCTGTACAACACATCAAAGTCGTAGGTGGATAGTGCAGCCAGCCAACGATGTCCAGTGGCACTGAGTTTAGCTGTCGTAAGAACGTACGTAAGTGGATTATTATCCGTACGTACTGTGAATCTAGCTCCATATAGGTAATCGTGGAATTTATCCACGACCGCCCATTTCAAAGCAAGAAATTCCAACTGGTGTATAGGATATTTCTGCTCTGAATTACTCAGTTTTCTACTAGCAAATGCCACAGGCTGCAGACCAGATGAATGCTCCTGATATAATACAGCACCTAGCCCTTTTAGACTGGCATCTACATGCAAAATGTAGGGTTTGCCGGGGTCTGCAAAAGCTAGGACTGGAGCATTAGTAAGACACTGAATTATCTGCTCAAAGGCATCAGAGCATGACTGGTTCCATCTGTCTCCGAAAGGCTCCGACTCTTTCAAGTAAGCCTTAGATCGATCTTTTTCCCACTTTTTACCTCGCTGGGTAGGGGCATAACCTTTCGTAAGCTCAGTAAGAGGTCGGACAATCGCAGCGTAGTTGGCTATGAACCTACGGTAATATCCGCAGAAGCCAAGAAAAGATCTCAAGGACTTAAGGTCTGTTGGTTGCGGCCATGTGCTGACTGCCTTGACCTTATCAGGGTCTGTAGCAACGCCTTCGGCAGAGACTATATGTCCAACATATTTGACCTTGGTCTGGCAGAATTGGCATTTGTCCAATGACACTTTTAGTCCCACTTGTGCTAGTCTGTCCAAGACCTTCAGAAGTCTTTCTTCATGCTCTTCCAATGACTTCCCAAAGACAATCAGGTCATCCAGGTATACAAGGACTTGAATCAGATTCATATCCCCCACAGCTTTTTCCATCAAGCGTTGGAAAGTCGCGGGTGCCCCAGTAATGCCCTGTGGCATACGCTCGAATTGATAGAATCCTAAGGGGCATATAAAAGCAGTTTTTTCCTTATCCTCTTCAGACATAGCTATTTGGTAATAACCACTTCTGAGGTCAAGGACGGAAAACCATCTACTCCCTGATAAACAGTCTAGTGCATCGTCAATGCGAGGAGTAGTATACTGGTCAGGCACTGTACGAGCATTAAGTGTGCGATAGTCGATGCACATTCTTACACTTCCATTTTTCTTTCGGGCGATAACAATAGGGGAGGCATAGGGACTTCGTGATTCCTTGATGATGCCAGATTTCATAAGCTCTTGAATGTGTTTCCGAACATCATCAATATCCGCAGGAGCCAAACGCCTAGAGCGCTCACGAAAAGGCCTAGAATCGGATAGCCGAATATGGTGTTCCACTCCTTTCGCCAAACCCACGTCCCACTCGTGTAGTGAAAACACAGAAGCTCTTTCCGACAATGCCTGCCTTAACCTCTGCTTCCATGTCTCAGGAATTGGGGAATCTCCAAAGTTAATGAGGTTTGTATCAAACTCTCCTGTCTTTGGGGTGGATATTACTGGTTCTGCAGAATACAAGTGACCAACCACTGTTCCTACTGGAATCACTGTGTCCTTCAGGGATTCATTGTGCATCAGTACTGGAAAATGGTGAACATCCATTTCAGAATGTGGCACTACCATGGGCTGCAGTAACACTCCAACTGGCAGAGTGGCATCTGGAGAAGCCTCTACCAACAGAACCTCTTCTCCTAATGGTTCATTTAACTCTACATTACAGATTGCCACACAATCCCCTCCAGGGGACAAGGACAAGGGGCCAGGACCAAGCCACCTTACACTGCCCACTCCTTCGTCTTCACCAGAGATCTTAGCAGGGTCACATGACAATTCTTCGGAAACTGAATCCACATTTATGCCCAATGTCTGTGCAATGTCCACTCCAGCACTTTCTCTACACAAACGAGCCAAACGCTTGAAAAGGTTAGCGTTGGTACCCAAAATAACTGGTGTTTGATCTGGACTACATGGTCCCGGGCAGATTAAGGCCAAGACTGAAAGGGTTTCATGAGTTCCTGTGATTTTGGCAGGGAACTCAACATCTACCATCACATAACCCAAGTAAGGATAGCTGGACTCACTTAAACCCCAAATTGCCAAACCTGTGACTGGGTGAATTGGAACATCAGACAGATGCTGCTTGTACCACGCTTCGAAGATGATGGTTACTTGTGAACCACTGTCTAATAAGGAATCACATTCATGTCCGTTCACCTTTAGCTGAACAACAGACATTGGACCAACCAAGCCTTCTGGAAGGTGCCTTTGCTTTTGTATGTCTACAGCACTCCTTTTTACTGAACAGTTGGTTGTACTGGATGTTGGCTCAGATGAAAGCAAGTCTCTACTTTTGGCTTTTTTCAGTGACTGGATTAATCTTCGAACAACTTTTGCTTGGTTTTcagcatttctgcattttgcgGCGAAGTGTCCACTTTCTCCACAGCGGTAGCAGTAATATTCCTCCGAATCACTGTACGTTGTTGGCTTATATGTACCAGGGAAATTTCTAGAAGTCTGCACAGGCAAGGAGGCCACAGAGGCAATAGGCTTTTTACTTTGAACTTTCTGCTGCAATCTTTTGACCTGTTTTTTCAGCGCAGTCACTTCAGGGTCTGGACAACTTTCAAAGGTTGTAGTTTTCATACTTGAACCAGCAGATGTCTCTTCTTTCACAGTTCCATGCTGGGTGGCTGCCATAGAAGCAAACATGGCTTTCAGTTCCTTTAACTCAGTTTTTAAAGTCTGGATTTC of Carassius gibelio isolate Cgi1373 ecotype wild population from Czech Republic chromosome A2, carGib1.2-hapl.c, whole genome shotgun sequence contains these proteins:
- the LOC128029397 gene encoding uncharacterized protein LOC128029397, which produces MTAYTIYPGLVDELKGWCRGEMLNEAHALMVIVPEDVEISQIEDTLQSVKCLGRVRVRGRMYNSKLDSLTVLCECKEVVDFSKVPPDILPTGGLVAWPIVMVTQSPVSPSAPSRAEHSSTAVDDGNIQELLGAHDGSAESIIRAVGDLLSKIEKPVSDSSSYRRLRVFSGTVPTPAGEEPLEHWLEQARLMVEESDCSDKEKRRRIMESLRGPALSIIKAARVTTADLKPEQCLEAIESAFGSAESGEELYIAFRLMQQQPREKLSDFLKRLEQALTKVIQRGGLSVAAANRVRVEQLLRGAVAADLMLVNLKLRERKENPPSFLELLSEIRSEEEYEASRAKLNSTVHKIQAKAEVDNKQTEIQTLKTELKELKAMFASMAATQHGTVKEETSAGSSMKTTTFESCPDPEVTALKKQVKRLQQKVQSKKPIASVASLPVQTSRNFPGTYKPTTYSDSEEYYCYRCGESGHFAAKCRNAENQAKVVRRLIQSLKKAKSRDLLSSEPTSSTTNCSVKRSAVDIQKQRHLPEGLVGPMSVVQLKVNGHECDSLLDSGSQVTIIFEAWYKQHLSDVPIHPVTGLAIWGLSESSYPYLGYVMVDVEFPAKITGTHETLSVLALICPGPCSPDQTPVILGTNANLFKRLARLCRESAGVDIAQTLGINVDSVSEELSCDPAKISGEDEGVGSVRWLGPGPLSLSPGGDCVAICNVELNEPLGEEVLLVEASPDATLPVGVLLQPMVVPHSEMDVHHFPVLMHNESLKDTVIPVGTVVGHLYSAEPVISTPKTGEFDTNLINFGDSPIPETWKQRLRQALSERASVFSLHEWDVGLAKGVEHHIRLSDSRPFRERSRRLAPADIDDVRKHIQELMKSGIIKESRSPYASPIVIARKKNGSVRMCIDYRTLNARTVPDQYTTPRIDDALDCLSGSRWFSVLDLRSGYYQIAMSEEDKEKTAFICPLGFYQFERMPQGITGAPATFQRLMEKAVGDMNLIQVLVYLDDLIVFGKSLEEHEERLLKVLDRLAQVGLKVSLDKCQFCQTKVKYVGHIVSAEGVATDPDKVKAVSTWPQPTDLKSLRSFLGFCGYYRRFIANYAAIVRPLTELTKGYAPTQRGKKWEKDRSKAYLKESEPFGDRWNQSCSDAFEQIIQCLTNAPVLAFADPGKPYILHVDASLKGLGAVLYQEHSSGLQPVAFASRKLSNSEQKYPIHQLEFLALKWAVVDKFHDYLYGARFTVRTDNNPLTYVLTTAKLSATGHRWLAALSTYDFDVLYRPGKNNTDADLLSRNMADEEIREGWQSISETDVRAICQEVHVDLKLSKSPRYVEQLAASPECIPDVYAFPVQLECDFLEQKSIADLTRAQKNDVVLRKVIEALKQGTWPTEVKVNSELWLMKREKNRLLIKEGLLFRCSQTPSGEEVSQLVLPTEFREDVCRLLHDDMGHLGVERTTDLIRSRFYWPKMACEVEQYIKNCGECITRKTPCSKAAPLHQITSNGPMDLVCIDFLSLEPDSKGISNILVVTDHFTRYAQAFPSRNQTARTVAKILVDKYFVHYGLPGRIHSDQGRDFESNLIKELLLLLGIRKSRTTPYHPQGDAQPERFNRTLLSMLGTLGHEKKRQWSQHVGYLVHAYNSTKCDATGYSPYYLMFGREARLPVDLCFQTSAEGTEERQHFQYVAKLKKDLKEAYQLASEASNKVHQRNKRAYDSSIKFQVLDVGDRMLLKNLGLRGKHKLQSRWSSLPYLVVDKMPNLPVYKVKPERGGGVKTIHRDHLLPIGQSVRMLESPGYALPEKTRKHSNSNQTHKKVQKETQNHLFEMTESSESECERVNVPYQKYVHKLLKNKRTRDRSPDSDGNEQEADDTGHEESDQDEEEWTENDNVAESESDSEVESDTVTVSERKCTKPKAVMPPSQRAHSKRPVKPVIRLTYDEPGRSSDHPIEIVHRGVIIRLGQS